A region of the Deltaproteobacteria bacterium genome:
TCAACAACCGCACATATCTCTTTTATAAGGCTTAAAAAATCCCGTCCCTCTTTTGAGACAAGTGATGGATTTGTTGTTACACCATCCACAAGCCCCCATTCTTTAGCCTTTTTGATTTCATTAAGATTTGCTGTATCAATAAAAAATTTCATATCTAGCCCCCATTATGTTTTTTTTTTTTTTTTTATCGTCATAACTTCGCATACCTGCCTCAAATCCCGCTTTGGCAGAATTTGAGTCCTCGGTTCATCGTTGCGGCGTATGCTAAAAATACGCCTCACTCTTCACCTTCGTCGTTCCTTGGTCTCTCTTTGTTCTGACGCTCTGTATGCGGCTTTATTTATGTTGTTGTGTATAAAAATCCTTTTACAATATCCTTGATGGCAACCCCCTCGCCCATATCTTCAATCGCATACCTTACCCTTATACATGGTTTATTTATTTTTACAAGTTTTTTTAAGTCTATCGGAGTCGCTGCCAGAATAATATCACAGGGAACTCTATTTATTGTCTCTTCAAGTTCATGTATCTGGCTTGGGCTATATCCCATTGCAGGAACAAGGTTCTGAAGATGTGGATATGTCAGATAAATCTCTTTTATTGTTCCGACTGCGTAAGGTATCGGGTCAACTATTTGTGCGGCAAGAAATCTTTTTGCCGCAATGATACCTGCGCCATAACCCATTCCGCCATGGGTAAGGGTTGGACCATCTTCCACCACTAAAACCCTTTTACCCTTAACCGCCTCTTCATCATCAACAGTTATCCGTGAGGCAGTATATACAACCCTTGCACAAGGATTTATATGTTTTATATTTTTAAGGATAAGAGCCACATCCTCTTTTTCTGCACTGTCCATCTTATTTATGACAAAGACATCTGCCCTTCTGAAATTTACCTCTCCTGGATAGTATTTGAGTTCATGTCCTGCCCTGTGCGGGTCTAAAACCACAATCTCCAAGTCAGGCTTGATAAAAGGTGTATCGTTGTTCCCGCCGTCCCATACGATTATGTCAGTTTCTTTTTCAGCCTCTTTTAAAACTGCCTCATAATCAACACCTGCATATACATTTATACCTGCCTCAATAAGCGGTTCAAATTCCTCCATCTCCTCAATTGTACACTCAGAACCTTTAATATCTTCCGATGATTCAAATCTCTGGACATTTTGTTTCAACAAGTATCTGTATGGCATTGGATGGCGGACAGCGGCAGGTGTTTTGCCGAGTTCTTTTAATATAGTGCAAATCTTTTTTGACACACCGCTCTTACCGCACCCTGTCCTTACAGCACACACAGAGATTACAGGGAGTCTTGATTTAAGCATTGTTTTATCATTTCCAATAAGCACAAAATCTGCATAAAGACTATTTACAAGACTTGCCTTGTGCATTACATATTCATGCGAGACATCGCTGTATGAAAAAACAACTGCATCTATACTGTGTGCCTTTATAAGTTCAGGGAGTTTTTCTTCAGGATAGATTGGAATGCCGTGAGGATACAAACTGCCTGCAAGTTCTCTAGGATAGGTTCTTTTCTGGATAAAGGGAATCTGCGTTGCGGTAAATGCAACTACATTATAGGCATGGTTATCCTTGTAAAGGATATTAAAATTATGGAAATCCCTCCCTGCAGCGCCCATTATGATAATGTGTTTTTTTTGTTTTATCATCTATGCCAGCAGACGAGCGATTATCCTTCGCTGATTTTGGGTGTTATGCCTCAAAAATCATAAATAGCAGCGTTAAAAAATTTTATCTTGACAATGTTTTTTTTACCTGATATGAGAGATTCCCGTTAATTTTAATTTGAAAGATAAAAAATGAGTATTGCTATTATCACCACCAGATTTACAGCAACTCCTATTACTATCAGGATATCAACCATATTTTCTTTTCTAAACTTCATAAATAATTTTGTTACACATATTTTAAATATTGTCAATAGAAGAGGATAAAATGCAGGAAAAGGAACAAACAGGTAAAGCAGGGCCGGCACTCTTTGTAACAGTCTTTATCTTGATAATAATATTTTTTGTCTGGTTCTTGAAATAGGGGGTTTTTATGAAGTCAATCCTTACCTTTGCTGTTTTTCTTGCAGCAAGTCTTGTATATTTCCTGCTTCTTGACATAGGGCTTATGAAGATGCAGGGGTTAAAATTCTTTTTCCACCATTAAAATTTAAGGAGTTTGTAAAATGAACCTTTTGATGAAGACCGCCTTAAGTTTGTTTGTTATCCTATCTTTTGTATTAGTAAGTCAGGTATTTAAGTCCTCTGTCCTGGGTCGTCAGTCCGGAGTATTTGCAGAAGAGACAAAACAGGATGGGGCTTCTCAAATACCTGCTATAGAAACACATGCAAAGAAAGACAAGGCAAAACCTTCATATCCACCTGCTCCAAAACTGCAGGAGTCTGACTATCCTAAAGTCAAGGGTTTTAATTCCAGAATTACTGTATGGCTTGTTGCACAACTCCACCTCTGGTTTGCGGCATTCGTGCTTGCAGTCCCTATATTCGTCTTAATCATTGAACTTATAGGTGTTGCAACAAAGGATGAAAGATACGACAAGATGGCTTATGAGTTTATAAAAATCAGCCTTACAGCATACTCAATTACCGCTGTGTTCGGCGGCATTCTCACAATTTCCATGATAGTATTCTATCCTGACTTTTTCAAATATATGGCAGGTCTCTTTGGTTCAACAATGCTTGCCTACGCATTCCTGTTCTTAGCCGAGAGCGCCTCATGGTATATATACTACTACGGCTGGAACTGGCTCAAATATGGGTTTAAGAAATGGGTGCATCTGACAATTGGTCTTATACTGAATGCGGTTGGAACAGTCCTTATGTTCCTTGCAAATTCATGGGTTACATTCATGATGAGCCCGGGCGGGGTTGATGCAGCAGGCTCATTTCAGGGGAATACATGGGCAGTTGTCCATAACTTCCTCTGGAACCCGGTAAACCTCCACAGGTTTGTTGCCAATGTTGCATACGGCGGCTCTGTAGTGGGCGCTTATGCGGCATACAGATTCTTAAGCGCCCAGACAAAAGAGGAAAAGGCACATTATGACTGGATGGGATATACTGCGAACTTTATAGCCATTGCAGCCCTCCTGCCTCTTCCATTTGCAGGTTACTGGCTTACAGCAGAGATATACGCATACAGCCAGCAGATGGGCATTACGCTTATGGGCGGTGTATTTGCATGGCTCTTTATCATACAGGCAGTCCTTATCGGAGCCCTTTTCCTTTCAGCAAATTATTACCTCTGGTGCGGTATGGGCAGGAGTGAAGGCGCTATCAGGTATAATAAATACATCAAATACATAGCATTTGTAATTATTGCATGCTTCCTTGTCTGGTTCACGCCTCACACCCTTGTTATGACACAGGGTGAATTGAAGGCGCTTGGAGGTCCGTATCATAAGTATCTTGGTCCCATCGGCATTATGCCTGCAAAAAATACTGCAGTAAATATTATGATACTCTTTACATTCTTAAGTTTCCTCCTTTACAGAAGGGCAAATAAGGTTGCAACTGTTTCATGGGCAAAATATGGGAATATTGCGCAGGTAGCAATATTTGCAGGCGCAATAATCAACATAGCGCTTCTTGGTGTGTATCACGGTTATTTTACAGATACGGCAACAAAGGTAGGTTCATCTATTCCACAGGTAGCCTCAACACTCTCTGTTATCATACTTTGCATTATTATAGATGTCCTTATGTTTAAAGGTGCAAAGGATGTTGCACCCTTGAAGTGGGGCAATGTCCCTGACAGGAGCCAGTATGCCTTGTTTCTCTTGGCAGTTTCTTTTACATGGCTTATGGGACTCATGGGATATATTAGAAGCGGCATAAGACAGCACTGGCATATCTATACTATTATGAGGGATAATTCTCCAAATGCATTTACCCTGACAATAGGCTATGCCGCCCAGATAGTTTCTATAGGCGTTATCATATTTATGGCAATAGTTATATTTATATTCTGGCTTAACCAAATTTCCAGCAAAAAGGCATAATTGAAATCTCTAAACCCTAATATCTAATTTCTAAGAAGGGGTCGTAAACATGAAAACATTTTTGAAGGTTGTTGCGTTCAGCGTTATTGTCATACTTTTTTATGCATTCTATGCCAGTTATGGCATACCTCAGGTAAAACCAGAGGCACCGCCTGTGGAAGAGAAACTGGATTTAGGCAGTATGACAATGGACCAGTTTACAGCACTTGGTGAAAAGATATTTAACGGCAAAGGGACATGCACACTTTGTCACAACCCTGTTGGTGGTCGGGCACCTCTTCTTGATTCAGTTACATCAGTTGCAAATGACAGATTAAAAGATGCCAGATATAAAGGCAAGGCAAAGACATCTGAGGAATATGTAAGGGAGTCAATGATAGAGCCGTCTGCATTTGTTGTTGTCGGTTTTGGTGTAAAGGGGACAAGTGATACACAGAGCCCAATGCCAAATGTTGCAACAGGCGCTATAGGCTTAAATGAGGCAGAGGTAAGTGCAGTAATAGCCTATTTACAGAAGAAGGCAGGGCAGGAGGTTACTGTTAAGATACCTACAGGTACACCTGCTGCTGAAGAAAAGGCAGGGGAGGCAGCATCTGTATCACCATCAAAAACACCTAATGAACTGGTTGTAAAACTTGGCTGCGGGGCGTGCCATAAGATTGCAGGACAGCCCGGTGTTCTGGGTCCTGATTTAACAAAGATAGGCGCAGCAAGGAAAGAAGATTATTTAAGAAGGTCTGTCCTTGATCCTGATGCAGATATTGCAAAGCAGTGTCCAACAGGACCATGTTTACCCGGTGTGATGCCAAAGGACTACAAAGACAAGATGACAGCAGGGGAATTTGAGATGTTAGTTAAATTTATGGTGAATTCAAAGTAGAAAGTTCACGCTGAAAAACGCCCATCTGCGTTGTCAGGACTGCGGATTTTCATCCTCACATACCTAAAAGTATGCTGCGGTGCAAATCCTTGTCCTTCCTAGCATCTGGGCAATTTTTGAGCGTGAACATCGTCAAATATAAGGAGTAAACATGAAAATACCAAGACTGCTTCTGGCGGTAATAACAATAGGAATCTTTTATGGTTTCTTTAAGATATTCTTCGGTGTGATATTAAAACAGCCGATCCCCTCCAGCCTTCTTACAATGTATATGTTCTTCACTGTAATTGGTGTTCTTATGGTTCTTTCGTTTACAGTAGAAGGTGCCAAAGAACTTATGTCGCCAATCAAAAACCTGCTTGAAAACCCCCAAAAGAAACTCATGCGGAATATAGTGTTTGGAATTATTACAGCCTTTGCAGGCTTCATAACATACCAGCAGGTTAAGCCGAGTTTTGAGGCGCCTCTGGAATTAAGGACAATCCACCCTGCACCGCCGTCAACTGTTTCTGCATATAATAAGAGTTATAATCTTTTAACCCTTGAAAACCCGTTCAGAAAATATAAGAAGGAAGACCCTGCAAAATTCAAGCAACTTGTATATGAAGGCGGAGAGGTATATTTCAAAAACTGTTTCTACTGCCATGGAGATAAACTTGACGGGAAGGGGCATT
Encoded here:
- a CDS encoding cytochrome c; the encoded protein is MKIPRLLLAVITIGIFYGFFKIFFGVILKQPIPSSLLTMYMFFTVIGVLMVLSFTVEGAKELMSPIKNLLENPQKKLMRNIVFGIITAFAGFITYQQVKPSFEAPLELRTIHPAPPSTVSAYNKSYNLLTLENPFRKYKKEDPAKFKQLVYEGGEVYFKNCFYCHGDKLDGKGHYAHGFNPLPANFMDVGTIAQLQESYLFWRIATGGPGLPKEAAPWLSSMPVWQNFLTEEEIWKVILFLYDYTGYVPRSWEKH
- a CDS encoding cytochrome c; this translates as MKTFLKVVAFSVIVILFYAFYASYGIPQVKPEAPPVEEKLDLGSMTMDQFTALGEKIFNGKGTCTLCHNPVGGRAPLLDSVTSVANDRLKDARYKGKAKTSEEYVRESMIEPSAFVVVGFGVKGTSDTQSPMPNVATGAIGLNEAEVSAVIAYLQKKAGQEVTVKIPTGTPAAEEKAGEAASVSPSKTPNELVVKLGCGACHKIAGQPGVLGPDLTKIGAARKEDYLRRSVLDPDADIAKQCPTGPCLPGVMPKDYKDKMTAGEFEMLVKFMVNSK
- a CDS encoding fructose-6-phosphate aldolase (similar to novel fructose-6-phosphate aldolase from Escherichia coli; enzyme from Methanocaldococcus janaschii shows transaldolase activity) — translated: MKFFIDTANLNEIKKAKEWGLVDGVTTNPSLVSKEGRDFLSLIKEICAVV
- a CDS encoding cytochrome ubiquinol oxidase subunit I, encoding MNLLMKTALSLFVILSFVLVSQVFKSSVLGRQSGVFAEETKQDGASQIPAIETHAKKDKAKPSYPPAPKLQESDYPKVKGFNSRITVWLVAQLHLWFAAFVLAVPIFVLIIELIGVATKDERYDKMAYEFIKISLTAYSITAVFGGILTISMIVFYPDFFKYMAGLFGSTMLAYAFLFLAESASWYIYYYGWNWLKYGFKKWVHLTIGLILNAVGTVLMFLANSWVTFMMSPGGVDAAGSFQGNTWAVVHNFLWNPVNLHRFVANVAYGGSVVGAYAAYRFLSAQTKEEKAHYDWMGYTANFIAIAALLPLPFAGYWLTAEIYAYSQQMGITLMGGVFAWLFIIQAVLIGALFLSANYYLWCGMGRSEGAIRYNKYIKYIAFVIIACFLVWFTPHTLVMTQGELKALGGPYHKYLGPIGIMPAKNTAVNIMILFTFLSFLLYRRANKVATVSWAKYGNIAQVAIFAGAIINIALLGVYHGYFTDTATKVGSSIPQVASTLSVIILCIIIDVLMFKGAKDVAPLKWGNVPDRSQYALFLLAVSFTWLMGLMGYIRSGIRQHWHIYTIMRDNSPNAFTLTIGYAAQIVSIGVIIFMAIVIFIFWLNQISSKKA
- a CDS encoding GTPase; this encodes MIKQKKHIIIMGAAGRDFHNFNILYKDNHAYNVVAFTATQIPFIQKRTYPRELAGSLYPHGIPIYPEEKLPELIKAHSIDAVVFSYSDVSHEYVMHKASLVNSLYADFVLIGNDKTMLKSRLPVISVCAVRTGCGKSGVSKKICTILKELGKTPAAVRHPMPYRYLLKQNVQRFESSEDIKGSECTIEEMEEFEPLIEAGINVYAGVDYEAVLKEAEKETDIIVWDGGNNDTPFIKPDLEIVVLDPHRAGHELKYYPGEVNFRRADVFVINKMDSAEKEDVALILKNIKHINPCARVVYTASRITVDDEEAVKGKRVLVVEDGPTLTHGGMGYGAGIIAAKRFLAAQIVDPIPYAVGTIKEIYLTYPHLQNLVPAMGYSPSQIHELEETINRVPCDIILAATPIDLKKLVKINKPCIRVRYAIEDMGEGVAIKDIVKGFLYTTT